In the genome of Fusarium fujikuroi IMI 58289 draft genome, chromosome FFUJ_chr02, one region contains:
- a CDS encoding probable adenylosuccinate lyase has product MSHAGSSSSALTRGRNKPCEMERLFSRESRYTIWRKLWLWLAESQKQLGIVYLVPIPDTRPQEFTKERIIDDQGLEQLRRCCVVLSHQVNSMQMRNPIADHLLDIRAHFHFVTELDAPRSKHWLNVGVTHEYILENTEQILMASALDIMNTKISMLLYRLRNFATDHRSAQCLIYKPDSDIDTYVTTIGGRVALWAMMLGRMLWCLQRLRCNVGSAGSQPITECEKKNIDFFDKLSMLEHFEGDESKCEKLDELLRQKMRFEKCHAKDYFRYRSDTNGFLGSLCYKLGDVALQVVEELDHFDSTDQMVEKKARNDGSPVTAEDPKFRQSPVLGIAARTLMEVALTFKDPRVSKTYGEVEYLMARLFKHAARVVRVLQSIVEGLYYNDQGANYIIFINTPFMMNTPLISRLTLRGENRMIVMSLLRNTGMLVMNQPPQLRTPNFLNALMHHEIFNRHSIDLKESVGGTGIIDWRLQPYLAYIREMTAGERRLQAPPTIQTAQGH; this is encoded by the exons ATGTCTCACGCAGGGTCATCCTCTAGTGCCCTCACCAGGGGACGCAACAAGCCCTGCGAAATGGAACGACTGTTTAGCCGAGAATCTCGGTATACCATCTGGCGGAAACTTTGGTTGTGGCTTGCTGAAAGCCAGAAGCAGCTTGGGATCGTCTACCTCGTCCCCATCCCTGATACCCGGCCTCAAGAGTTCACAAAAGAGAGAATCATCGACGACCAAGGTCTTGAACAGCTGCGGCGCTGTTGTGTTGTCTTGAGCCACCAAGTCAATAGTATGCAAATGCGCAACCCGATCGCCGATCATTTATTG GATATTAGGGCT CACTTTCATTTCGTCACTGAGTTAGACGCCCCTCGATCAAAGCACTGGCTGAACGTTGGCGTCACCCACGAGTACATCCTTGAAAACACGGAGCAGATCCTCATGGCTAGTGCCCTGGATATCATGAACACCAAAATCTCGATGCTTCTCTATCGTCTTCGAAATTTTGCCACGGATCACAGGTCTGCACAGTGCCTGATATATAAGCCAGACTCCGACATAGATACCTACGTTACAACAATCGGAGGGAGGG TTGCTCTCTGGGCTATGATGCTTGGTAGAATGCTGTGGTGTCTTCAGAGACTTCGATGCAATGTTGGATCGGCTGGATCTCAGCCAATTACTGAATGTGAAAAGAAGAACATTGACTTTTTTGACAAGCTATCTATGCTGGAGCA CTTTGAGGGCGACGAGTCAAAGTGCGAAAAGCTAGATGAGCTCCTTCGCCAAAAGATGCGGTTCGAAAAATGCCACGCG AAAGACTATTTCAGATA CCGGTCTGACACCAACGGATTTTTGGGGAGCCTATGCTATAAACTAGGGGACGTTGCTCTTCaagttgttgaagaactgGATCATTTCGACTCTACTGATCAGATGGTCGAGAAAAAGGCCAGGAACGATGGGTCGCCTGTCACT GCGGAAGATCCAAAGTTCAGACAGTCACCGGTCCTTGGTATTGCAGCAAGAACGCTCATGGAAGTAGCACTTACTTTCAAGGATCCCAGAGTGTCTAAGACTTATGGAGAG GTCGAATACCTCATGGCACGGCTGTTCAAGCACGCTGCACGGGTCGTCAGGGTACTCCAAAGCATCGTTGAGGGTCTTTACTACAATGACCAGGGCGCCAACTATATCATATTTATCAACACGCCATTCATGATGAACACCCCTCTCATCAGTAGACTCACCCTCCGTGGCGAGAATCGAATGAT TGTTATGTCGCTTTTGAGAAACACTGGCATGCTGGTAATGAATCAGCCACCACAACTTCGAACGCCAAACTTTCTCAACGCACTCATGCATCACGAAATCTTCAACAGACATAGTATCGAC TTGAAAGAATCTGTGGGGGGAACGGGTATCATTGACTGGAGACTGCAGCCCTACTTGGCGTATATTCGAGAGATGACTGCTGGAGAGAGGCGCCTGCAGGCACCTCCGACGATTCAGACTGCCCAGGGTCACTAG